From one Deltaproteobacteria bacterium genomic stretch:
- a CDS encoding HAMP domain-containing histidine kinase: MATEIGQRIHIISLVLNRKRDIPKIRSKAKSLAREAGYERIAVVQIATAASETARILVNSFGGGTVEMSFVQRAAAPHDTGVELLFTGKMDTGACDAATHNLCGILPYSGLSRVLDEVEAQMSGANEPFRLRLIKWGLKTPWDALAEGSDLIRKDLFLDAEESYLENLRAKHEEVLRLLKEKADKNNELTRVNTQLLRLAEDLEALAQERTVFEMTLKIADRVRNPAMVIGGLARAIRKEIPESAWVWEKLDAIVEQAGRLNEIVEEFETLAKAQAGLFAHVDLGSMVREIIETWIPSLHKKGITHEIRTDEGPILVRSNPRTFKVALLHVLRNAAQASPENGTISVQVTRSDGNPVVIVQDHGPGIPDEVRDRLFKASVTTKPTGTGLGLILVKQIMREHQGDIEIESKPGQGTTVRLQFPARWREAGQTPGPVSLTHPNSSRPTRP; the protein is encoded by the coding sequence ATGGCAACGGAGATCGGCCAGCGCATCCACATCATCAGCCTTGTCCTGAACCGAAAGCGGGACATCCCGAAGATCCGGTCCAAGGCGAAATCCCTTGCCCGTGAGGCGGGTTACGAACGGATCGCCGTGGTCCAGATCGCGACCGCGGCATCGGAAACGGCCAGGATCCTCGTCAATTCCTTTGGCGGAGGCACTGTGGAGATGTCTTTTGTTCAGCGGGCCGCAGCCCCGCACGACACTGGAGTCGAACTCCTTTTCACTGGCAAAATGGATACTGGCGCGTGTGACGCAGCCACACATAATCTCTGCGGGATCCTTCCCTACAGCGGGCTTTCCCGGGTCCTTGACGAGGTGGAGGCCCAGATGTCCGGTGCGAATGAGCCCTTCAGGTTGCGTCTCATCAAATGGGGGCTCAAGACGCCGTGGGATGCCCTTGCAGAGGGGTCTGACCTCATCCGGAAGGACCTCTTCCTGGACGCAGAAGAGTCCTATCTGGAAAACCTGCGCGCCAAGCACGAGGAGGTCCTGAGACTCCTCAAGGAAAAGGCGGACAAGAACAACGAGCTGACCCGCGTGAACACCCAACTCCTCCGCCTGGCAGAGGACCTGGAGGCACTTGCGCAGGAGCGGACCGTCTTCGAGATGACCCTCAAGATCGCGGACAGGGTGAGAAACCCGGCCATGGTGATCGGAGGTCTCGCTCGCGCGATCCGCAAGGAAATACCCGAGTCCGCCTGGGTATGGGAAAAGCTCGATGCAATCGTGGAGCAGGCCGGACGCCTCAACGAGATCGTCGAAGAGTTCGAGACCCTTGCCAAGGCCCAGGCCGGGCTATTTGCCCACGTGGATCTCGGATCCATGGTACGTGAAATCATAGAGACATGGATCCCGAGCCTGCACAAAAAGGGAATCACCCACGAGATACGCACTGATGAAGGGCCTATACTCGTGAGATCGAATCCACGGACCTTCAAGGTGGCCCTCCTGCACGTCCTGAGAAACGCTGCCCAAGCATCGCCGGAAAACGGAACGATTTCGGTCCAGGTCACGCGCTCCGACGGCAACCCAGTGGTCATTGTGCAGGATCACGGACCTGGCATTCCAGACGAGGTCAGAGATCGTCTCTTCAAGGCATCGGTCACGACCAAACCCACAGGCACTGGTCTCGGTCTCATTCTGGTGAAGCAGATCATGAGGGAACACCAGGGGGATATAGAGATAGAGTCGAAACCTGGCCAGGGGACGACTGTGAGGCTCCAGTTCC